TCCGGGAATTGGGGTTTCCGATGCGGGGTAGATTTCGGTCAGCAGGAGTCGGTCCACGGCGTCGAAGGCCCGGCAGAATTCGCCGAACAGAGCCTGGGTCCGGGTGAAGCGATGAGGCTGGAACACGACCACGAGCCGACGATCCGGGTAGCAACGCCTAGCCGTCTCCAGGGTGGCCCGAATTTCCGTGGGATGGTGGCCGTAGTCGTCCACGACCAGGACCCCGTTTCGTTCTCCGCGATGTTCGAAGCGGCGTCCCACGCCGCCGAAACCGGCCAGGGCCGAGACGATGGCCTCCTTGGGGATGTCTGCATGGATGGAGACACCGATGGCTGCCAGGGCGTTCAGGACATTGTGACGACCCGGGTGGGCCAGGGAGACATGTCCCCAGAGCCCTTTTCGGTCGTGAACCAAAAAGGTCGAGCCCCGTTCGCAGCTCAGAATTTCGGCCCGCAGATCGTTGTCCTGCCCAAGCCCGTAGGTCAGACAAGGCCGTTTGATCCTGGGCAGGACGTCGCGCACGCCCTGATCGTCCCCGCAGACAACGTTGAGGCCGTAGAAGGGGACGCTGTTCATGAACCGGACGAATGAGTCCTTGATAGCCGCGAGGTCCTTGTAGAAGTCCATGTGGTCGGCGTCGATATTGGTGACCACGGTCAGGATGGGGAAGAGGCTGAGGAAGGAACCGTCGGACTCGTCGGCCTCGGCCACGAGGTAGTCGCCGCGGCCGAGCAGGGCGTTGCTGCCCCAGGCGTTCAAACGGCCGCCAATGATGACCGTGGGGTCCAGTCCGGCGGTCTGGAAGATGGTTCCCAGAAAGGACGTGGTCGTGGTCTTGCCATGGGTTCCGGCCACGGCCACGCCCGTCTTCAGGCGCATGAGTTCTGCCAGCATTTCGGCCCGAGGAATGACCGGAATGCCCAGCTCACGGGCCCGGACGACCTCGGGGTTGTCCTCGGCGATGGCCGTGGACTTGACCGCGACCTGGGCTCCGTCAACATTTTCGGCGGCGTGGCCGATACGGACGTCGAGTCCTATGACCCTCAGATGCTCGACGGCGGGCCCGGCCGAGCGATCCGATCCACGAACGCGGTAGCCGAGGTTGGCCAGGACCTCGGCGATGGCGCTCATGCCGGCTCCGCCGATGCCGATCATATGGATATCCTTGATTCTCTTTTCCATGGTGCGCTCTCAGACCGGAATACCGGCCAGCCTCCTCAGTTCGGCGACGATGTCGGCCGCGGCCCCGGGGCGGCCCCAGGCTTTGGCCGCGACGGCCATTTCCCGCAATTTTCCGGGCAAATTGAAGACGTCGTCGAGGATTCTGGCCAGGGAGAGGTCGGCCAGTTGGTTCTGGGAGATGACCATGGAGGCTCCAAGCCGTTCCATGGCCCGGGCGTTTTTGGTCTGGTGATCTCCGGTGGCATAGGGAAAGGGAACCAGGAGACTCGGTTTTCCGGCCACGCCGAGTTCGGCCAAGGTCGTGGCTCCGGCCCGGCAGAGAACCATGTCGCATTCTGAGTAGGCCCGGGCCATGTCGGCGATGAAGGGCTCGACACAGCCATGGAGGGATCGCTCGGCGTAGGCTTGGCGGACCTTTTCGAAGTCCTGTTCTCCGGTCTGGTGTCGGAGGGTGAACCCAGCGGCACGCAGTGCTGGCAGGGCCTGGATTACGGCCTCGTTGATGCCTTTGGCCCCCTGGCTTCCCCCCAGGACAAGAACCCGGCGCTGTCCGCTTGAGGAGTGCTCGTTTCCATGTCGTATGGCGAGAATGGACTGTCTGACCGGATTGCCGGTGAGAACCGTCCTTGCTCTGGCTGGAAGATTTTCAGTCTCAGAAAAGGAGAGAAAGACCTTTCGAAGGTGAATCTGTATACGGCCATCTGCTTTCCTGACTTGTACGAGATTGGCATGAGCAACAATGCAGTGCGTA
This genomic stretch from Deltaproteobacteria bacterium harbors:
- a CDS encoding UDP-N-acetylmuramate--L-alanine ligase → MEKRIKDIHMIGIGGAGMSAIAEVLANLGYRVRGSDRSAGPAVEHLRVIGLDVRIGHAAENVDGAQVAVKSTAIAEDNPEVVRARELGIPVIPRAEMLAELMRLKTGVAVAGTHGKTTTTSFLGTIFQTAGLDPTVIIGGRLNAWGSNALLGRGDYLVAEADESDGSFLSLFPILTVVTNIDADHMDFYKDLAAIKDSFVRFMNSVPFYGLNVVCGDDQGVRDVLPRIKRPCLTYGLGQDNDLRAEILSCERGSTFLVHDRKGLWGHVSLAHPGRHNVLNALAAIGVSIHADIPKEAIVSALAGFGGVGRRFEHRGERNGVLVVDDYGHHPTEIRATLETARRCYPDRRLVVVFQPHRFTRTQALFGEFCRAFDAVDRLLLTEIYPASETPIPGVSGSSLALAIRQVSSVPVDFFEDFDQVVQALPGILAENDLLLTLGAGNVWTVGQAYLDGGSA
- a CDS encoding UDP-N-acetylglucosamine--N-acetylmuramyl-(pentapeptide) pyrophosphoryl-undecaprenol N-acetylglucosamine transferase produces the protein MGNGEDSVTVDLFHVVEQVIKNTHCIVAHANLVQVRKADGRIQIHLRKVFLSFSETENLPARARTVLTGNPVRQSILAIRHGNEHSSSGQRRVLVLGGSQGAKGINEAVIQALPALRAAGFTLRHQTGEQDFEKVRQAYAERSLHGCVEPFIADMARAYSECDMVLCRAGATTLAELGVAGKPSLLVPFPYATGDHQTKNARAMERLGASMVISQNQLADLSLARILDDVFNLPGKLREMAVAAKAWGRPGAAADIVAELRRLAGIPV